In Spirobacillus cienkowskii, a genomic segment contains:
- a CDS encoding serine hydrolase domain-containing protein, with amino-acid sequence MKHYKVPAISISVIENNKIDWLYSYGYISENNKTKINEETLFQFGSISKAVTALAVVKLVDNGILELDKDVSSSLKGWKIEKPVQFKNPEITLSSLLSMTSGIGISGFYGYSPNEKLPTLIEILNGQSPANNLPVKLEVPTSEKYSYSGGGYQIVELLIESVTDKSFQSVVNEEIFKPLNLKNSFFQAPLNSDLSINAVHSYNEEGKPFSYPWRVVPEFASAGLWSTPADISQILIEIMKAYQNKKSLFSNLNIKKALTKQKNTQYGLGFVISGTNEKLRIAKLGQNAGYQGWIVAYPAKGQGAVIITNSDNGRELAQDIISSIAKNYDWPSDEKLADAWMLK; translated from the coding sequence ATGAAGCATTATAAAGTACCAGCAATTAGTATTAGTGTAATTGAAAATAATAAAATAGATTGGTTATACTCCTATGGGTATATATCAGAAAATAATAAAACTAAAATTAATGAAGAAACTCTTTTTCAATTTGGTTCAATATCAAAAGCAGTTACAGCGTTGGCGGTTGTTAAATTAGTTGATAATGGAATATTAGAACTAGATAAAGATGTTAGTTCTTCTTTAAAAGGTTGGAAAATCGAGAAACCTGTACAGTTTAAAAATCCAGAGATAACTCTTTCTTCTTTGCTAAGTATGACTTCTGGAATTGGTATAAGTGGCTTTTATGGTTATTCACCTAATGAGAAGCTTCCTACACTGATTGAAATATTAAATGGACAGAGTCCAGCGAATAATCTTCCTGTTAAATTGGAAGTGCCAACATCTGAAAAATATAGCTATTCAGGTGGTGGTTATCAAATAGTAGAGCTGCTTATTGAAAGCGTCACAGATAAATCCTTTCAATCTGTTGTGAATGAAGAAATATTTAAACCTTTAAATCTTAAGAATAGTTTTTTTCAAGCTCCTTTAAATAGTGATTTATCAATAAATGCTGTTCACTCTTATAATGAAGAAGGGAAACCATTTTCTTATCCATGGAGAGTCGTGCCTGAGTTTGCTTCAGCTGGATTATGGAGCACTCCAGCTGATATCTCGCAAATATTAATTGAAATTATGAAAGCATATCAAAATAAAAAAAGTTTATTTTCAAATCTCAATATTAAAAAAGCGTTGACCAAACAAAAAAATACGCAATATGGACTTGGTTTTGTTATATCTGGAACTAATGAAAAGCTTCGAATTGCAAAATTAGGACAAAATGCTGGATATCAAGGCTGGATCGTTGCTTATCCAGCTAAAGGCCAAGGAGCTGTAATTATAACTAACTCAGATAATGGCCGTGAACTTGCCCAAGATATTATTAGTTCAATCGCGAAAAATTACGATTGGCCGTCAGATGAAAAATTAGCTGATGCCTGGATGCTTAAATAA
- a CDS encoding group II intron maturase-specific domain-containing protein produces MSKKSAFNIREVIRHWKLKHWTQSDIREIAEKLNPVISGWLNYYCAHYGSKALQIIAKAVNSHLIKWAKRKFKKNRDSYNKSCEMIKRLHQQYPNLFIHWARCKTIIYNS; encoded by the coding sequence ATCAGCAAAAAGTCAGCTTTTAATATCCGTGAAGTAATACGTCATTGGAAATTAAAGCACTGGACTCAATCTGACATTCGAGAAATTGCTGAAAAGTTAAACCCTGTAATCAGTGGGTGGTTAAATTATTATTGTGCGCATTATGGTTCCAAAGCACTGCAAATCATAGCGAAAGCAGTGAATTCTCATCTCATCAAATGGGCAAAAAGGAAATTTAAGAAAAATAGAGACAGTTATAATAAGTCTTGTGAAATGATTAAGAGATTGCACCAGCAGTATCCGAATCTATTTATTCATTGGGCACGTTGTAAAACCATAATCTATAATAGCTGA
- a CDS encoding DUF3800 domain-containing protein, whose product MTSGCSVQLKRPSKSESRQNSMSHLNADQKEELRAGLYKIISKYKSIKIIAVVVDIKKVYELSYVFTQNDLYWYAYKQMTERFQYYLQDLSRIIGGKINDIIICDHRMPKDDDQLRHLHQNLLQSNKPSSAFYQNLIEGVFMAPSHLSVGIQFADLVTGAVYRKISRNDNRFFEQIENSFRKRPDGKIEGYGFIKLPK is encoded by the coding sequence ATGACGTCTGGTTGCAGCGTCCAGCTCAAACGGCCATCAAAAAGTGAATCACGTCAAAATTCTATGTCGCATTTAAATGCTGATCAAAAAGAAGAACTTAGGGCGGGGCTTTATAAGATCATTTCAAAATACAAATCTATTAAAATTATAGCTGTAGTTGTTGATATTAAAAAAGTATATGAGTTAAGTTATGTATTCACACAAAACGATCTCTACTGGTACGCTTACAAACAAATGACCGAACGTTTTCAATATTACTTGCAAGATCTTTCAAGAATTATAGGCGGAAAAATAAATGATATCATTATATGTGATCACCGCATGCCAAAAGATGATGATCAACTGAGACATTTGCATCAAAATCTACTTCAATCAAATAAACCAAGCTCTGCGTTTTATCAAAATTTAATTGAAGGAGTTTTTATGGCTCCTTCGCATTTAAGCGTCGGAATACAGTTTGCAGATCTTGTAACAGGAGCTGTGTATAGAAAAATTTCAAGAAATGACAATAGATTTTTTGAGCAAATTGAAAATTCTTTTAGAAAAAGGCCTGATGGAAAAATTGAAGGATATGGCTTTATCAAATTGCCAAAATAA
- a CDS encoding 3'-5' exonuclease has product MEKYSILAIRLRLNLKDWVDGKKLCSVLKINPPDTWGNENILQELVPKIIHQNILFPELQIMLLNLIHKLDLNDPNITKFCIEIENKIKELVAKNSQNSSLLNELDISLNELNEFKTNWIIFKKKGLGISLSAFRNAMALGQINEDYKSNGLTLSTVHTMKGLEKDIVFLIGMCEGVFPDYRARNKKEIDEERNSAFVAITRSRRWIYITYPETRIMPWGDVKPQTQSRFITEMLS; this is encoded by the coding sequence TTGGAAAAATACTCGATTCTTGCTATTCGTCTCAGATTAAATTTAAAAGATTGGGTTGATGGTAAAAAATTATGTTCGGTTTTAAAAATAAATCCTCCAGACACTTGGGGAAATGAAAATATACTTCAAGAGCTCGTTCCTAAGATAATTCATCAAAATATTTTATTTCCTGAATTGCAAATAATGCTTTTAAATTTGATTCATAAATTGGATTTAAATGACCCAAATATAACTAAATTCTGTATTGAAATTGAAAATAAAATAAAAGAACTAGTTGCCAAAAATTCTCAAAATTCTTCTTTATTAAATGAACTTGACATTTCCTTAAATGAACTTAATGAATTTAAAACAAATTGGATTATTTTTAAGAAAAAAGGCCTAGGAATATCTCTTAGTGCTTTTCGTAATGCAATGGCACTTGGTCAAATAAATGAGGATTATAAATCAAATGGATTAACTTTAAGTACTGTTCATACAATGAAAGGATTAGAAAAAGATATCGTATTTCTTATAGGAATGTGCGAAGGAGTTTTTCCTGATTATCGAGCTCGCAATAAGAAAGAAATCGATGAAGAAAGAAACAGTGCCTTTGTTGCTATTACAAGATCAAGAAGATGGATTTATATTACTTATCCAGAAACAAGAATAATGCCTTGGGGAGACGTAAAACCCCAAACCCAGTCACGTTTTATCACAGAAATGCTTTCATAA
- a CDS encoding ATP-dependent helicase: MTTLSIAQKEIVHAPIGVSLQVLAAAGSGKTRVLTERISHIFQTKIKEGIIALTFTNKAAEEMLLRLNNFEGIEDCCWISTVHGVAQRILNQYGHTIGLPSELHIYDREQDCKTVFLQSLRNRGINIDEFLNVHDKKTKKEREQIIQRYMEQFSIIKRELLNENEIKEKYINSKNFWQIFVAYQEALLESGGIDFDDILVYSHRILLEQPWCGKIYRTNYKHICVDEAQDLNKAQYEFIKALCSDEITSLMMVGDPNQMIFGFNGSSNDFFCTQFVNDFNPLKFRLNENYRSSKAVIHLSNKLKPGSQIESDFALDGKRFFQNLKDEDSEASWIIDKIKELLQIKNDPEIEGDITLNNIVIIGRNKFVFKKLEECLKNNKIAYSLKKGERQVEPSSLFGKILDSCYSSQIKFKRLG, translated from the coding sequence ATGACTACATTATCAATTGCACAAAAAGAAATTGTTCATGCTCCAATTGGTGTTTCTCTGCAAGTATTAGCAGCTGCTGGATCAGGTAAAACTAGAGTATTAACTGAACGAATTAGCCATATTTTTCAAACTAAAATTAAAGAAGGCATTATTGCACTCACTTTTACTAATAAAGCAGCTGAAGAAATGCTTCTTCGACTAAATAATTTTGAAGGGATTGAAGATTGTTGTTGGATTTCTACTGTTCATGGAGTAGCTCAGCGTATCTTAAATCAATATGGACATACAATTGGTTTACCATCAGAATTGCACATTTATGATAGAGAACAAGATTGCAAAACTGTTTTTTTGCAATCTTTACGTAATAGAGGAATCAATATTGATGAATTTTTAAATGTGCATGATAAAAAAACCAAGAAAGAGCGAGAACAAATAATTCAAAGATATATGGAACAATTTTCTATTATAAAAAGGGAATTATTAAATGAAAATGAGATTAAAGAGAAATATATAAACAGCAAAAATTTTTGGCAAATATTTGTAGCTTATCAAGAAGCATTACTGGAAAGCGGTGGAATAGATTTTGACGATATTTTAGTTTATTCTCATCGAATTCTTCTTGAACAACCATGGTGTGGAAAAATATATCGAACTAATTATAAACATATTTGTGTTGATGAAGCTCAAGATCTCAATAAAGCTCAATATGAATTTATAAAAGCTTTATGTAGTGACGAAATAACAAGTCTTATGATGGTAGGAGATCCCAATCAAATGATTTTTGGTTTCAATGGTTCCTCAAATGATTTTTTTTGTACTCAATTTGTAAATGACTTTAATCCATTGAAATTTAGATTAAATGAAAATTATAGAAGCTCAAAAGCCGTTATACACTTATCTAATAAGCTGAAGCCAGGATCTCAAATCGAATCCGATTTTGCCTTAGATGGTAAAAGATTTTTTCAAAATTTAAAAGATGAAGACTCTGAGGCATCTTGGATTATTGATAAAATTAAAGAATTACTTCAGATTAAAAATGATCCCGAAATTGAGGGGGATATAACTTTAAATAATATAGTTATAATTGGAAGAAACAAATTTGTTTTTAAGAAACTTGAAGAGTGTCTTAAAAACAACAAAATAGCTTATTCGCTAAAAAAAGGAGAGAGACAAGTAGAACCATCTTCTTTATTTGGAAAAATACTCGATTCTTGCTATTCGTCTCAGATTAAATTTAAAAGATTGGGTTGA
- a CDS encoding AAA family ATPase, with the protein MSILIDTIRIAGFRGIKNLEISLSNVTILIGANNSGKTSILKALHLALGDYFRYLSEEDFHINLDENRVQEIIVDVKIIPVDNNKNRTQLFNDNWAMEFSDNIQTELNGDQFFAIRTKVASNIINKGSFDCKRTTLKKWPSLNEWLTEKNIESKISNRIENIKFISIDAQRDIHTELKEKNSFVGRVLSQIKYNQEEVNKLESLIQNINHEAVSKSHDLNSLKTNLEKLNQSFHGSGNAEITPFPKKVRDLSKHFSIHFGENPNNTFSMEYHGMGTRSWASILTVKSFTDLMVEKNAEESKAFFPIIAAEEPEAHLHPNAQKTLYRQLVESEGQIIVSTHSPYLAAIASQSELRYLKKSSDNIVALFLSSELDTESKRKIQREVIYSRGEILFARALILCEGETEAQALPTLFHKYFGKESFEMGINFIGVGGSGNKYFPFLSFAKDFSIPVYIFSDGEKKTRDDLKKVYDKVYGSTDEEIKNYPNITTLDGTDFEGYLISTNYREIIELTIKELDGSGAIDNWISKKNGTSKGRFKTNEPVCRTCNQDIYNDKIRDYTSNPTFYNNALIDILNDNKTKYAPEIAKRIVELEIEKFPPKIIEFFDKIKNGVLK; encoded by the coding sequence ATGAGCATATTAATCGATACAATTAGAATTGCTGGTTTCCGAGGAATTAAAAATCTAGAAATATCCTTATCTAATGTAACAATTCTAATTGGAGCTAATAATTCCGGTAAAACCTCTATACTAAAAGCATTACATTTAGCACTAGGTGACTATTTTCGATATTTATCTGAAGAAGATTTTCATATCAATTTAGATGAAAATAGAGTTCAAGAAATAATTGTTGATGTTAAGATTATTCCAGTTGATAATAATAAAAATCGAACTCAGTTATTTAATGACAATTGGGCCATGGAATTTAGTGATAACATACAAACAGAATTAAATGGTGATCAATTTTTTGCAATTAGAACAAAAGTGGCATCAAATATAATAAATAAAGGTAGTTTTGATTGCAAAAGAACTACATTAAAAAAATGGCCCTCATTAAATGAATGGTTAACAGAAAAAAATATTGAATCTAAAATATCAAATAGAATTGAAAATATTAAATTTATATCTATTGATGCTCAACGTGATATTCATACAGAACTTAAAGAAAAAAATTCATTTGTAGGAAGAGTATTATCTCAAATTAAATATAATCAAGAAGAAGTTAATAAATTAGAATCACTTATTCAAAATATTAATCATGAAGCTGTAAGTAAAAGTCATGATCTTAATAGTTTGAAAACAAATTTAGAAAAATTAAATCAATCATTTCATGGTTCTGGTAATGCTGAAATTACACCATTTCCTAAGAAAGTTAGAGATCTTTCAAAGCATTTCTCAATACATTTTGGTGAAAACCCAAATAATACATTTTCTATGGAGTATCATGGAATGGGTACAAGAAGCTGGGCTTCCATTCTTACAGTCAAATCATTTACTGATTTAATGGTTGAAAAAAATGCTGAAGAATCTAAAGCATTTTTTCCAATTATTGCGGCTGAGGAACCTGAAGCTCATTTACATCCCAATGCTCAAAAAACTCTTTATCGTCAACTTGTTGAATCTGAAGGTCAGATAATTGTTAGTACTCATTCTCCTTATTTAGCTGCAATAGCTAGTCAATCCGAGTTAAGATATCTTAAAAAATCTTCTGATAATATAGTGGCTTTATTTCTAAGCTCAGAGCTTGATACAGAAAGCAAAAGAAAAATTCAAAGAGAAGTTATTTATTCCAGAGGAGAAATTCTTTTTGCACGGGCATTGATTTTATGTGAAGGCGAGACAGAAGCTCAGGCTCTTCCTACTCTTTTTCATAAGTATTTTGGAAAAGAATCTTTCGAAATGGGTATAAATTTTATTGGAGTTGGCGGTTCCGGAAATAAATACTTTCCCTTTTTATCTTTTGCTAAAGATTTTTCAATTCCTGTATATATTTTTAGTGATGGTGAAAAAAAAACTAGGGATGATCTAAAAAAAGTTTACGATAAAGTTTATGGTAGTACTGATGAGGAAATTAAGAATTATCCAAACATAACTACTCTTGATGGAACAGATTTTGAAGGATATTTAATTTCAACAAATTATAGAGAAATCATTGAATTAACTATAAAAGAATTAGATGGTTCAGGTGCTATTGATAATTGGATTTCTAAAAAAAATGGAACATCTAAGGGCAGATTCAAAACAAATGAACCAGTTTGCAGAACTTGTAATCAAGATATTTATAATGATAAAATTAGAGATTATACATCCAATCCAACATTTTATAATAATGCTTTAATAGATATTTTAAATGATAATAAAACCAAATATGCACCAGAAATAGCTAAAAGAATTGTTGAATTAGAGATTGAGAAATTTCCTCCAAAGATAATTGAATTTTTCGATAAAATTAAAAATGGGGTATTGAAATGA
- a CDS encoding DUF4158 domain-containing protein yields MKQKWSDQELEEQYTILPEELVLLKDIREKTTPPFAILITFYRNEKRFPKSMSEIPKPISDYICTQLGYSKKEKFFMVKTANLHQIA; encoded by the coding sequence ATGAAGCAAAAATGGTCTGATCAAGAATTAGAAGAGCAGTATACAATTTTACCTGAAGAACTTGTTCTTTTAAAAGATATTCGGGAAAAAACAACTCCTCCATTCGCAATTCTTATTACATTTTATAGAAATGAAAAACGATTTCCAAAATCTATGAGTGAAATTCCTAAACCCATTTCTGATTACATATGCACGCAACTAGGTTATTCAAAAAAAGAAAAATTTTTTATGGTAAAAACAGCGAATTTGCATCAAATCGCATAG
- a CDS encoding tyrosine-type recombinase/integrase has product MLDIKRTPPPKKAKEIAKILKSEFPNYFYLKDVFKFLRKELEIKVEKKSKKLPYVPNEEELKKFYNSVWNSKNFKDMLIIKTLLYTGISVSELTNIKLEDVDFDKCQIKVIEGKGKKDRIVPFPSQFKEILMGYMQTNKQKNGIYLFESSWHKKYTTRGIQKMFKKYVKEANIMGNLTPHKMRHYLFRWLKTQGIDDALIQPYSGHETRQSLEIYSRLTIHEAQAAYNEKIKKFPL; this is encoded by the coding sequence ATGTTAGACATTAAAAGAACACCTCCACCCAAAAAAGCTAAAGAAATTGCTAAAATATTAAAATCTGAGTTTCCTAATTATTTTTATTTAAAAGATGTTTTTAAATTTTTACGAAAAGAACTAGAAATCAAAGTGGAGAAAAAAAGTAAAAAACTTCCTTATGTTCCAAACGAGGAAGAACTTAAAAAATTTTATAATTCTGTTTGGAATTCAAAAAATTTCAAAGACATGTTGATTATTAAAACTCTTCTATACACCGGAATAAGTGTATCTGAACTGACTAATATAAAATTAGAAGACGTTGATTTTGATAAATGTCAAATAAAAGTTATAGAAGGTAAAGGAAAAAAAGATCGAATAGTTCCTTTTCCAAGTCAATTTAAAGAAATACTCATGGGATACATGCAGACAAATAAACAGAAAAATGGGATATACTTATTTGAATCTTCTTGGCATAAAAAATATACTACTAGAGGTATTCAAAAAATGTTTAAGAAATATGTAAAAGAAGCAAATATAATGGGAAATTTAACTCCGCATAAAATGCGTCATTATTTATTTCGATGGCTTAAGACCCAAGGTATTGATGATGCTCTTATTCAACCCTATTCTGGGCATGAAACTAGACAATCACTTGAAATTTACTCACGTTTGACTATTCATGAAGCACAAGCTGCTTATAACGAGAAAATAAAAAAATTTCCTTTATAA
- a CDS encoding glycosyltransferase yields MIINKIHYIWIGSLLPEKYIYNISYPYFNSNNEIYIWTDQPIKNEIRFRNYLRYSLNTQMKRLFFYDIKILDSYCKEILFPKLDFIERKTLVDTLILEYSFYSDRRIPQYDLAVCKRLGNLATLSDILRLIILYKEGGMYIDCDNTFRKQANYNNNLNSNRSVLKIKNTKKLEIDLPYINKLYSHQAFFGNSILASLPRSEGTLIAIRNTLKVIKDHSKYFTYKNFLRDLYIENSQYKHFLYQLLKNKNINFDSDLRRFGKFKPTMHSESKFCINMMISYIYPYVTLAIMIGPKVIANFEENYCDTLSDIFPFEPEAIINVNSDQEWL; encoded by the coding sequence ATGATTATTAATAAAATTCATTATATTTGGATAGGTTCATTACTTCCAGAAAAGTACATTTACAATATTTCTTATCCATATTTTAATAGCAATAATGAAATCTATATTTGGACAGATCAACCTATTAAGAATGAGATCAGATTTCGTAATTATTTAAGATATTCGTTAAACACTCAAATGAAAAGATTGTTTTTTTATGATATTAAAATCTTAGACTCATATTGCAAAGAAATCCTTTTTCCTAAATTAGATTTTATTGAAAGAAAAACTTTAGTTGATACTTTGATATTAGAGTACTCTTTTTATTCTGATCGCAGAATTCCACAATACGATCTTGCCGTTTGCAAAAGACTAGGCAATCTTGCGACATTAAGTGATATTTTGAGACTCATAATTCTATATAAAGAAGGAGGAATGTATATTGATTGCGATAATACTTTTAGAAAACAAGCAAACTACAATAACAATCTAAACAGCAATAGATCAGTGCTCAAAATAAAAAATACTAAAAAATTAGAAATCGATTTACCTTATATTAATAAACTCTATTCCCATCAGGCTTTTTTTGGAAACAGTATTTTAGCTTCACTTCCAAGATCAGAAGGCACATTAATAGCTATTCGGAATACTTTAAAAGTTATAAAAGATCATTCAAAATATTTTACTTATAAAAATTTTCTTAGAGATTTATATATAGAAAATTCTCAATATAAACATTTTTTATATCAGTTATTAAAAAATAAAAATATTAATTTCGATTCAGATTTACGTCGGTTTGGAAAATTTAAACCAACTATGCATAGTGAATCTAAGTTTTGTATAAATATGATGATTTCATATATTTATCCATATGTTACCTTGGCAATAATGATCGGCCCTAAAGTGATTGCAAATTTTGAAGAAAATTATTGTGATACTCTATCAGATATTTTTCCATTTGAACCGGAAGCTATTATTAATGTAAATTCTGATCAAGAATGGCTTTAA
- a CDS encoding CZB domain-containing protein, with protein MNFDDAIKAHAGWKVKLSVYLKNPNKSLDHNDVCKDNICDLGKWIYGEGGSKYSADENFKKLKHAHTEFHQEAANIIKKADANQNVSEEITLGNKSKFITLSNDIVTLLMSMRRHENK; from the coding sequence ATGAATTTTGATGATGCAATCAAAGCCCATGCAGGCTGGAAAGTCAAATTGAGTGTTTACTTAAAAAACCCTAATAAATCATTAGATCATAATGATGTTTGTAAAGATAATATTTGTGATCTGGGAAAATGGATTTATGGAGAAGGTGGATCAAAATACTCTGCTGATGAAAATTTTAAAAAATTAAAACATGCTCACACTGAATTTCATCAAGAGGCAGCAAACATTATAAAAAAAGCAGATGCCAATCAAAATGTTTCAGAAGAGATTACGCTTGGAAATAAATCAAAATTTATAACCTTATCAAATGATATTGTAACATTACTAATGAGTATGAGGAGGCATGAAAATAAGTAA
- the katG gene encoding catalase/peroxidase HPI, producing MSSATQCPFASNTNKKTTNSGQSNKNWWPNQLNLSILHQHSSLSNPMDCDFNYATEFSSLDLNAVIQDLHTLMTSSQDWWPADYGHYGSLFIRMAWHAAGTYRISDGRGGAGTGAQRFAPLNSWPDNANLDKARRLLWSIKQKYGRKISWADLLILTGNIALESMGFKTFGFSGGRVDIWEPEEDIDWGSETTWLGDMRYSGERELANPLAAVQMGLIYVNPEGPNGKPDPVASAIDIRETFARMAMNDEETVALVAGGHTFGKCHGAASATHVGPEPEGAGIEEQGLGWKNSFGSGKGGHAITSGIEGAWTPNPIRWDNGYFETLFKYDWELTKSPAGAHQWKPKGNAGANDVPDAHDSKKRHAPMMTTADLALKMDPAYEKISRRFLKNPKEFADVFARAWYKLTHRDMGPFTRHLGHLVPKEPQIWQDPIPPVDHPLINKQDVKALKSKLLSSGISISQLVVTAWAAAANFRGSDKRGGANGARLRLAPQKDWEVNNPSKLSKTLAKLQTIQKEFNADQSNGKKVSLADIIVLGGCAAIESAAKKAGFDAEVPFIPGRMDAAQNQTDVDSFSVLEPRADGFRNYCYKGCETASIENFIDKAHLLTLTAPQMTVLIGGMRALNANYDESPHGILTKRPEVLNNDFFINILDMGIEWKKSTSHPEIFEGFDRKSGKQKWTGTYVDLIFSSNSQLRALAEVYASSDGLHKFIQDFINAWAKVMNLDRFDLNQF from the coding sequence ATGTCTTCAGCAACACAATGCCCTTTTGCATCGAATACAAATAAAAAAACCACCAATTCAGGCCAAAGCAACAAAAATTGGTGGCCAAATCAATTGAATTTATCAATTTTGCATCAACACTCTAGTCTTAGTAACCCAATGGATTGTGATTTTAATTACGCAACAGAATTTAGCAGTCTTGATTTAAATGCCGTGATTCAAGATCTTCATACCCTAATGACCAGTTCTCAAGATTGGTGGCCTGCCGATTATGGGCATTATGGTTCACTATTTATTAGAATGGCTTGGCATGCCGCAGGAACCTATCGCATTTCTGATGGCCGAGGTGGCGCTGGTACAGGGGCGCAACGTTTTGCCCCTCTTAATAGTTGGCCCGATAATGCCAATCTCGATAAAGCGCGAAGACTTCTTTGGTCCATTAAACAAAAATATGGTCGTAAAATTTCTTGGGCAGATCTTCTCATTCTTACAGGTAATATTGCCTTAGAATCAATGGGATTTAAAACATTTGGCTTTTCTGGAGGTCGTGTTGATATCTGGGAACCCGAAGAAGATATCGATTGGGGCTCAGAAACAACGTGGTTGGGTGATATGCGATACAGTGGAGAGCGTGAGCTCGCTAACCCACTTGCCGCAGTGCAAATGGGATTAATATACGTAAACCCTGAAGGGCCAAATGGAAAACCCGATCCCGTTGCCTCAGCAATAGATATTCGCGAAACATTTGCCCGAATGGCAATGAACGATGAAGAAACTGTCGCCCTGGTTGCAGGAGGACACACGTTTGGCAAATGTCATGGAGCAGCAAGCGCCACACATGTAGGTCCTGAGCCCGAGGGGGCAGGGATTGAAGAACAAGGATTAGGCTGGAAAAACAGTTTTGGTAGCGGAAAAGGTGGTCATGCAATAACAAGTGGCATAGAAGGAGCATGGACGCCAAACCCTATTCGTTGGGATAATGGTTATTTTGAAACATTATTTAAATATGACTGGGAACTCACCAAAAGCCCTGCTGGAGCCCATCAATGGAAACCCAAAGGCAACGCAGGAGCAAATGACGTTCCCGATGCTCACGATTCTAAAAAACGCCATGCACCTATGATGACAACAGCCGATCTTGCTCTTAAAATGGATCCTGCTTACGAAAAAATATCGCGTCGCTTTTTAAAAAATCCAAAAGAGTTTGCTGATGTCTTTGCGCGTGCTTGGTATAAATTAACGCATCGTGACATGGGACCTTTCACGCGACATCTTGGCCATTTAGTCCCAAAAGAACCACAAATTTGGCAAGATCCAATTCCACCAGTGGATCATCCTTTGATTAACAAACAAGATGTCAAAGCTCTAAAATCAAAGCTCCTTTCATCAGGAATATCGATCTCGCAACTTGTTGTCACAGCATGGGCTGCTGCAGCAAATTTTCGGGGTAGTGACAAACGCGGCGGTGCTAATGGTGCTCGATTGCGACTGGCTCCACAAAAAGATTGGGAGGTGAATAATCCTTCAAAACTTTCAAAAACGTTAGCAAAACTTCAAACAATTCAAAAAGAATTTAATGCCGATCAATCAAACGGCAAAAAGGTCTCACTTGCAGATATTATTGTGCTTGGTGGTTGTGCGGCAATCGAATCCGCCGCAAAAAAAGCAGGGTTTGATGCAGAGGTTCCTTTTATTCCTGGGCGCATGGATGCAGCACAAAATCAAACAGACGTAGATTCATTTTCTGTGTTAGAACCGAGAGCAGATGGATTTCGTAATTACTGCTACAAAGGGTGTGAGACTGCCTCAATAGAAAATTTTATTGATAAAGCACATCTACTAACACTCACAGCACCTCAAATGACAGTACTTATTGGCGGCATGCGGGCATTAAATGCAAATTATGATGAGTCACCTCATGGTATACTCACCAAAAGACCAGAAGTATTAAACAACGACTTTTTTATCAATATTCTTGATATGGGTATTGAATGGAAAAAATCGACATCTCATCCTGAAATTTTTGAAGGATTTGATCGCAAATCTGGAAAACAAAAGTGGACAGGCACTTATGTTGATCTCATTTTTAGTTCAAACTCTCAGCTTCGTGCACTTGCAGAAGTTTATGCAAGCAGTGATGGATTGCATAAGTTTATTCAAGATTTTATTAATGCATGGGCAAAAGTGATGAATTTAGATCGATTTGATCTCAATCAATTTTAA